A region of the Antedon mediterranea chromosome 4, ecAntMedi1.1, whole genome shotgun sequence genome:
AGCTTTACAATATTAAGAACGGCTTATTACAGTAAAATTAGTTCCTCAATAGTTTTTCTACATAACTAAATTATTTGTTCGTACTACCTCCTTTTTTAACCGACACTCGTTTGCGAATTCAATATTAAGGAGATATCGCACCATTATGAAAACgataacaatgttttaataagaCAGTATAAACGCTCTTTTTCGCAGTGGGCTTGTTTTATTGATTGTGACTAAAACCCAGACACCAAACCGGGATTGAGCCCTATTGAAGgtttttatcattttacaaaaTGATAAAAGCGTTGTCGGACTATAAAAGCGGACATTTTGACTTGAAGTTTAAAATACCAAGAAAGTACCTGCATACCTCCCTCCCTGCTGCAACaaggaaaatataaaaaatataacgtAAGCAATATAGTATGTAAATTATCATGTTCTCAAAATGAAACTTTGTTtgtacattacaaaaaagttaCATGTGACAAATCATGTGAAGTTGCATCTCAGGTAACTGTTTAATACACAATTATACGTCATCCAAATAGTTGACACTGTTGATTTAAAGGTTATACGTCTTCATAACTTTTGCTTTTGCCCTTTTCCATGTAATTCTCTTCCATCCTCTAGGAATATCAGCCTTATTAGCATTATAGTATTCAGCAAGTTCACTGTTGTAAGTTGCCATAAACCATTTCCAGAAAAGTTCTGCTTTTCCTTCTAATGGTTCAATTTTCCAGGACTTGTAATAATCGTTAACACTTCTATAATCTgagtatttatataatttaccaAAAGTATCTTCATTTCTAAATCCATTATCCTGCCTCATTGATGTTGTACAAACCGTTGTACTGAGTTTCTTAGATTTAGCGTATACATATCCCGCCACCCCCTTAGGTCTGTGAAGTTCTGTTCGATGACTATCATATGGATTATTAGTATGAAGATCACAAAGTCCATTGCAAAATGGACATAACTCATGACAAGCTAAAATATCACATGTAAAAAATACCAAACAGtctttttgtattttaccaAAAATACTAATATCATAACCTGTGATTATGCTGTCTTCGGCGAGGTTAAGTTCCAACAACAAATTGTCTTTGAGCTCTTCCAAATCTATAATTCTATCTTCGTCAAACATCTCAATGTCTCTTTTGACACGTAAGTCTTTATTTATCCTTTTAGTTAAAGATGGCCACCAATACTTCATTGTGCTTGTTCCTTTCTGACACAAAGCACTGATAGTTTGCCTTAGCTCAGCAAATATTTCACGAACATTGTGATTATATACTGCTTGCAGTAACGTGTTACCCGTGTTATTGGTTTGGAAACAAGCTTCCTTGATATGTCCACGAATGAAGTTTTCAATAGAGTGTATGGGATCCGACAAATACTGGACAAAGCTTTCGAAGTTATGTTTCTCTGCCATTGCAATCATGAGTAAATGCGCATGAACAGACATCTTATTAGTAAATAGTTTACTAGAAGAGTTCCTCAAATGGTCGATTACTCCGATTGCACATTTGTTTGGGAGAGAAACTACAACTGCACTTTTAATCTCTCGAGATATTACCGATGCCATCTTAACACTTATTTGAAGCTCTCTGCATTCATCTCTAAACATATGCCATAACTTATTCTTTTGAAATTTCATGTACAATTTCAGGTCGTGTTCACGTCTATACTGCTCTTGCATTTCTTGTAAAACGGGTACAAACCACTTGAAATTACAGATAGCAAGTCGAATCCTTCCTTTCAACGTAAAGTGAATTTTGTCATCTATTTTCATCGCTCCAATTTCACTtagtaaagaagaaaaaagatcCATTCCTAGCTGTTTAGTGTAGTTACTTCCTTCAGATATGTGACCTCTGATTGTTTTACTAAACTTGTCGCGGATTTTATGTAGGCTCGAATTTGCTTCAGCCAAGTAAGATCGCTTATCCAGACGAAATGTTAAAAATCTTTGATCAAACAAAACGTTAAAATGTAAGTCCTTTTCTTGAACTTCAATTTGAGAAAGATCAGAAAGCAATACACGAGAAACTTCATCTCGATCACGCTTTAAATTTGACTCTACAACGATTCTTTCAAAAGACTCTACTACATCGATGTTATCTTCACCACCGGGTATGTCGGATATCCACTTATTCCAATTCTTAGTAAACTCACATTTAAGATTTGCGTCAGATAGGTTTTTAATTCTATGATCTTCAGCCAATTGTTTAGATTTTTGAAAAATTTCTTTTTCATACATGTTAAATCTGGCATCGATTTCAGCTCTTCCAATGATTTTATTTCTAACTGATGTAATTCCGTCATTCAATTCTTTTGTAGTCTCCTTACAAAGATCATCAAGTTGTAGTTCCATTTTGGCTTTCCATTGACAAGCGATGGTTTCTTCATCAAAATAGCCATTCATGCTAGATTTAAAAGTAACGATGTCTTGTTCTAATTTCTTCCAATAACGGTCGAAGATATCTTTTCCATTGTGTTCCATCTCTTCAACTGTTATTTGCCTACATTCATTTCGAAGCTGGTGATTGTATATCATTGCATTTCTTCTAAATACACGAGATTGCCTCAGATATTCTGTATTCAAAGCATTAAAGGCTTGTATTTCGAAAGAATTTTTGAAGCTGAATACAAAATGTTGGCATAAAATTGCGTTCCAAAGATCTGTAAGCATTATTGCGAATCCATCTATACTTCTTGGTTTGGAATTTCGCATGCATTCTACGACCCGTTGTTTTACTTGAAGAATGCTGTTGCTGTAACCAGGATTAGGTGGCGCCATCGGTGGATCACCTTGCCACAGGCTGGGAACGTACACTATGTCTTTGTTTTCTTCAAAATGTATGACATCGGAAAACGATTGATATTTTCCACTGCAATTTTCTTTGGCCGCAgcaatttttgtaattttatccAACATTTCTCGCATGCTCCTTTTTTGTGTTGTATTCAAATCTGATGCTGCTACGTCAGTAACGTTTTGATGCAGAAATATGCAGCTAGGGTTGACATTaacattttccatttttataAATGCATGAACAGCAATTTGAAGTGTGTCTTGCATGTCTGTAGGGTTCTCTCCcataatatttaatatggtAAGATTACCTAAACCAACAACAAATGTAGCTAGCTCGTTGTCATGACTGTAACTATGTCGAGAGCTGGCGAATTCAGGAGATCGCAAACCCTCGGTGTCAACCACCAAAAGGTAGTCACACTTGGTTTCTTCGTTTAATCCTGAATCCAACGGCATCATTTGGGCAAAGACTCCTTTAGTACACCTGCCAGCGCTGACAGCAAAGTGTAAACCAAACATGGTATTTAACATGGTGGATTTTCCACTGCTTTGAATGCCTAATACAGACAGTACAAAGAGTTTCTTATTGCCAACTTGGTATTTAAGAGATCTGAAAACGGCTTTGATCCAAGTAAGCGGCACATGGGATGCATCACCATCCATTAGCTCAATTGGATAACCATGTAGTAACATTTCTGCAGTAACTACTGCTAAATCGGAATTATCTGTTTGGAGTTTTAAGTCTGATGACATTTCGTAATTCTGTCCGATTTCTCTGTTGAAATGTTCTAATCCTAATGATTCACGTGACAGCTTCTGCTCTAGGTCATTAAGTTTGTCTTTCATTGATTGTAATGATGCTTTCGTCATTTCTGGTTTACATTTCGTTGCGTTACATAACCTGTTCCACTTTTCGATGTACTCAATTCGTATTGGATGCAGTTTGTCGATGCTATATCGGTCGGACATTAACCTAATAAACCCATAGAAATATTTCCTTTTTACAAGTGAGTTCTTAAAAGACGCTCTAAACAACTTATACGTACACTTCTTAAGTTGGTGTTggtttattggttatccgcacttggcggataaccccttgttattgtcaggatctttttttttggttatccgcacttggcggataaccccttgttattgtcaggatcttttttttttttttatttttctttttctctttttttttctattttcttctttctttccacaaattttgttgctagtgtatctctaaatcttcttaacataacattgtataactttatcagaagattaACCTCTAactgaagatgtcgtaataaggttttcagtcgcgtccgagttgcgcagcgtaagttacgcgcgattttatgaatttcaatgattgatcatagaataaaaactaaaagtttttttgtattgaaacttggtgaaaatttaagtcatatcatgcgctaactttctatggagagaaaatggcatgttttaaagaaagttacgcgcgcacgcgcgtttaaaatttcaaaatgcgtaaaatcaatttctaatcaactttctaggcgtttcaggtcattttgagcatttaaaaaattcccacgtgtgcgcaatttttttacgcgcgcgtgcgcacttagcccaaaaacatcttttttttccttgatttttgttttttcagccttttctagtaaatttaccaattttcaatcaatttcgacttaaaatcacgtcatacgagcacgtagaattgaacaatttgcgcgcgtttttgatgaaaaagttcaaaaattcgtcaaaattatgccttttttaaaacagtcatagattctaaactctgtggcgaacttttttaaaatttcagattctggaagtagattaGTTGTAGATAacaaatcatgcatcgatatggctaaccggacattgtgacgtcatcgtatggccacccgaatacaaaatataggatttttttctctttcatcatagctcgtcaaatttaatagagcgcatctctacttatccgtattccatttccctcaatttttttattttgtctaggtcaatcaattatctttcgcatgatataccgtttttaaaattgtgatgacgtcatcatgtccaaaagcgtcaataactttggtcacttattttcacctattctgaactgtatgtagtacgtatacaatatatagtgtataccgtgtatacttagacgtgacgtaaaatagagagcgcactaacattttttcaatggcataatgttTTTCTCTgggcaatattctaacgtatgacgtgcacgtggcttttgctctgcggataacctaactcgtccgtagtgacgagttcaaatctagttggttatccgcacttggcggataaccccttgttattgtcaggatcttttttttttggttatccgcacttggcggataaccccttgttattgtcaggatcttttttttttttatttttcttttttttctattttcttctttctttccacgaattttgttgctaGTGTATCTCTAAAACTTCTTAACacaacattgtataactttatcagaagattgaactctatctgaagatgtcgtaataaggttttcggtcacgtccgagttgcgcagcgtaagttacgcgcaattttatgaatttcaatgattgattatagaataaaaactaaaagtcattttgtattgaaacttggtgaaaatttaagtcttAACATGctcaaactttctatggattaaaaatggcttGTTTGACAGAAAGTTACGcacgcacgcgcgtttaaaatttcaaaatgcgtaaaatcaatttctaatcaactttctacgcgtttcaggtcattttgagcatttcaaaaattcccacgcgtgcgcaatttttttacgcgcgcgtgcgcacttagcgcaaaaacatcttttttttgcttaatttttgttttttccgccttttttttagcaattttaccaatttttaatcaatttcgacataaaatcacgtcatacgagcacgtagaattgaa
Encoded here:
- the LOC140046739 gene encoding interferon-induced very large GTPase 1-like; the protein is MTKASLQSMKDKLNDLEQKLSRESLGLEHFNREIGQNYEMSSDLKLQTDNSDLAVVTAEMLLHGYPIELMDGDASHVPLTWIKAVFRSLKYQVGNKKLFVLSVLGIQSSGKSTMLNTMFGLHFAVSAGRCTKGVFAQMMPLDSGLNEETKCDYLLVVDTEGLRSPEFASSRHSYSHDNELATFVVGLGNLTILNIMGENPTDMQDTLQIAVHAFIKMENVNVNPSCIFLHQNVTDVAASDLNTTQKRSMREMLDKITKIAAAKENCSGKYQSFSDVIHFEENKDIVYVPSLWQGDPPMAPPNPGYSNSILQVKQRVVECMRNSKPRSIDGFAIMLTDLWNAILCQHFVFSFKNSFEIQAFNALNTEYLRQSRVFRRNAMIYNHQLRNECRQITVEEMEHNGKDIFDRYWKKLEQDIVTFKSSMNGYFDEETIACQWKAKMELQLDDLCKETTKELNDGITSVRNKIIGRAEIDARFNMYEKEIFQKSKQLAEDHRIKNLSDANLKCEFTKNWNKWISDIPGGEDNIDVVESFERIVVESNLKRDRDEVSRVLLSDLSQIEVQEKDLHFNVLFDQRFLTFRLDKRSYLAEANSSLHKIRDKFSKTIRGHISEGSNYTKQLGMDLFSSLLSEIGAMKIDDKIHFTLKGRIRLAICNFKWFVPVLQEMQEQYRREHDLKLYMKFQKNKLWHMFRDECRELQISVKMASVISREIKSAVVVSLPNKCAIGVIDHLRNSSSKLFTNKMSVHAHLLMIAMAEKHNFESFVQYLSDPIHSIENFIRGHIKEACFQTNNTGNTLLQAVYNHNVREIFAELRQTISALCQKGTSTMKYWWPSLTKRINKDLRVKRDIEMFDEDRIIDLEELKDNLLLELNLAEDSIITGYDISIFGKIQKDCLVFFTCDILACHELCPFCNGLCDLHTNNPYDSHRTELHRPKGVAGYVYAKSKKLSTTVCTTSMRQDNGFRNEDTFGKLYKYSDYRSVNDYYKSWKIEPLEGKAELFWKWFMATYNSELAEYYNANKADIPRGWKRITWKRAKAKVMKTYNL